In a single window of the Agromyces sp. H17E-10 genome:
- a CDS encoding TetR/AcrR family transcriptional regulator — MARPPVHDEALRGRLLDVTAEVVARDGAAKAALRDIARSAGTSTSAIYTLFGGKGELLAAVIEHGFESFAAAQHDAAPGGLRALGVAYREWAIAHPALYRLMFDGSLDDFADCEPDPAAASDSLVPLQAAIAATGSPDVARDAVAVWAQVHGAVSLEFAGVAPPDADWDAVYATVLDTIERRWGVATR, encoded by the coding sequence ATGGCAAGACCCCCTGTCCACGATGAGGCGCTCCGCGGTCGACTGCTCGACGTGACCGCCGAGGTGGTGGCGCGCGACGGCGCCGCGAAGGCGGCACTGCGCGACATCGCTCGCTCGGCCGGCACGTCGACCTCGGCGATCTACACGCTCTTCGGCGGCAAGGGCGAACTGCTCGCGGCCGTGATCGAGCACGGTTTCGAGTCGTTCGCGGCCGCGCAGCACGACGCAGCACCCGGCGGTCTCCGCGCGCTCGGCGTCGCCTACCGCGAGTGGGCCATCGCCCATCCGGCGCTCTACCGGCTCATGTTCGACGGCTCGCTCGACGACTTCGCCGACTGCGAGCCCGATCCGGCCGCGGCATCCGACTCGCTCGTGCCCCTGCAGGCCGCGATCGCCGCCACCGGTTCACCCGACGTCGCACGCGACGCGGTGGCGGTGTGGGCGCAGGTGCACGGCGCAGTGAGCCTCGAGTTCGCGGGCGTCGCGCCGCCCGACGCCGACTGGGACGCGGTGTACGCGACGGTGCTCGACACGATCGAGCGCCGGTGGGGCGTCGCGACCCGCTAG
- the glyA gene encoding serine hydroxymethyltransferase, producing MAESVFNAPLSEVDPEIAEVLELELGRQRDYLEMIASENFVPVSVLQSQGSVLTNKYAEGYPGRRYYGGCEYVDVAESLAIERAKSLFGAEYANVQPHSGATANAAVLSAIATPGDTILGLELAHGGHLTHGMKLNFSGKLYNAVAYGVDPETFLVDMNVVREKALEHRPQVIIAGWSAYPRQLDFAAFREIADEVGAKLWVDMAHFAGLVAAGLHPNPVPHADVVSSTVHKTIGGPRSGFILSRDMELAKKLNSNVFPGQQGGPLMHVIAAKATAFKIAASAEFKDRQERTLRGAAILADRLTADDSRAAGIDVLTGGTDVHLVLADLRNSKIDGQQAEDLLHEALITVNRNAVPFDPRPPMVTSGLRIGTPALATRGFGDVEFTEVADIIALALQGEADVAALRARVEALTAAFPLYPGLAQ from the coding sequence TTGGCCGAATCCGTCTTCAACGCGCCCCTCTCCGAGGTCGACCCCGAGATCGCCGAAGTTCTCGAGCTCGAACTCGGTCGCCAGCGCGACTACCTCGAGATGATCGCGAGCGAGAACTTCGTTCCCGTCTCGGTGCTGCAGTCGCAGGGCTCCGTGCTCACCAACAAGTACGCCGAGGGCTACCCCGGCCGTCGGTACTACGGCGGCTGCGAGTACGTCGACGTCGCCGAGTCGCTCGCCATCGAGCGCGCGAAGTCGCTCTTCGGCGCCGAGTACGCCAATGTGCAGCCGCACTCGGGTGCGACCGCGAACGCGGCCGTGCTCTCCGCGATCGCGACCCCGGGCGACACCATCCTCGGCCTCGAGCTCGCCCACGGCGGCCACCTCACGCACGGCATGAAGCTCAACTTCTCGGGCAAGCTCTACAACGCCGTCGCCTACGGCGTCGACCCCGAGACCTTCCTCGTCGACATGAACGTCGTGCGCGAGAAGGCCCTCGAGCACCGCCCGCAGGTCATCATCGCCGGCTGGTCGGCCTACCCCCGCCAGCTCGACTTCGCCGCCTTCCGCGAGATCGCCGACGAGGTCGGCGCGAAGCTCTGGGTCGACATGGCGCACTTCGCGGGCCTCGTGGCCGCGGGCCTCCACCCGAACCCGGTGCCCCACGCCGACGTCGTCTCGTCGACCGTGCACAAGACGATCGGCGGCCCGCGTTCGGGCTTCATCCTCTCGCGCGACATGGAGCTCGCGAAGAAGCTGAACTCGAACGTGTTCCCCGGCCAGCAGGGCGGGCCCCTCATGCACGTGATCGCCGCGAAGGCCACCGCGTTCAAGATCGCCGCCTCGGCGGAGTTCAAGGACCGCCAGGAGCGCACGCTCCGCGGTGCCGCGATCCTCGCCGACCGCCTCACGGCCGACGACTCGCGCGCTGCCGGCATCGACGTGCTCACGGGCGGCACCGACGTGCACCTCGTGCTCGCCGACCTCCGCAACTCGAAGATCGACGGCCAGCAGGCCGAAGACCTGCTGCACGAGGCGCTCATCACGGTCAACCGCAACGCGGTGCCGTTCGACCCGCGTCCGCCGATGGTCACCTCGGGCCTGCGCATCGGCACGCCCGCGCTCGCGACCCGCGGCTTCGGCGACGTCGAGTTCACCGAGGTCGCCGACATCATCGCGCTCGCGCTCCAGGGCGAGGCCGACGTCGCCGCGCTCCGCGCCCGCGTCGAGGCGCTCACGGCGGCGTTCCCGCTGTACCCGGGGCTCGCGCAGTAG
- a CDS encoding bifunctional methylenetetrahydrofolate dehydrogenase/methenyltetrahydrofolate cyclohydrolase, which translates to MTAITLDGVATASAVKSELAARIAALKAQGVTPGLGTLLVGDDPASRSYVAGKHRDCAEVGIESIRVDLPVTATEADVRAAIRDLNAAPEVTGYIVQLPLPAGHDENAMLELIDPDKDADGLHPTNLGRLVLGIEGELHSPLPCTPAGIVEMLQRYEVPIRGRHVTVIGRGLTVGRPLGLLFTRKGLDATVTLTHSRTQDLAAEVRRADIVVAAVGVPHLVKPEWVKPGAAVLDVGITRVQDEETGKGRLTGDVDPGVAAVAGHLSPNPGGVGPMTRAMLLANVVKAAELRVG; encoded by the coding sequence ATGACCGCCATCACCCTGGACGGGGTCGCCACCGCGTCCGCCGTGAAGTCCGAGCTGGCCGCGCGCATCGCCGCACTGAAGGCGCAGGGCGTGACGCCGGGCCTCGGCACGCTGCTCGTCGGTGACGACCCGGCGTCGCGCTCGTACGTCGCCGGCAAGCACCGCGACTGCGCCGAGGTGGGCATCGAGTCGATCCGCGTCGACCTGCCGGTGACGGCGACCGAGGCCGATGTGCGAGCGGCGATCCGCGACCTCAACGCCGCCCCCGAGGTGACGGGCTACATCGTGCAGCTGCCGCTGCCCGCCGGGCACGACGAGAACGCGATGCTCGAGCTCATCGACCCCGACAAGGACGCCGACGGGCTGCACCCCACGAACCTCGGCCGCCTCGTGCTCGGCATCGAGGGCGAGCTGCACTCGCCGCTGCCGTGCACGCCCGCGGGCATCGTCGAGATGCTGCAGCGCTACGAGGTGCCGATCCGCGGACGCCACGTCACCGTGATCGGTCGCGGTCTCACGGTCGGCCGCCCGCTCGGGCTGCTCTTCACGCGCAAGGGCCTCGACGCCACGGTCACCCTCACGCACTCCCGCACGCAGGACCTGGCGGCCGAGGTGCGCCGGGCCGACATCGTCGTGGCCGCCGTCGGCGTGCCGCACCTCGTCAAGCCCGAGTGGGTGAAGCCGGGCGCGGCCGTGCTCGATGTCGGCATCACGCGCGTGCAAGACGAGGAGACGGGCAAGGGCCGGCTCACGGGTGACGTCGACCCGGGCGTCGCGGCGGTCGCCGGCCACCTGTCGCCGAACCCCGGCGGTGTGGGCCCCATGACCCGCGCGATGCTGCTCGCGAACGTCGTGAAGGCGGCCGAGCTGCGCGTCGGCTGA
- a CDS encoding beta-N-acetylhexosaminidase has product MPRATVRTAAVRTVAAVATATSLIALAGCSPTSADRSEFAGIVPAPARFELTDRGDFTLGEGTRFVVSGDDAAAVAETFAAPLRAATGYDLPVEEGEPAASDISLVIDPEIDGAEAYTLESGADGVRIAASAPAGLFWGTQSLRQMLPGEIEAEDADEPAGGWRVPAASIADEPRFAYRASLVDVARHFFPVEYLEQHLDRMALLKLNVLHLHLTDDQGWRIQIDSWPELTGIGASTSVGGDGGGFYTKDDYRRIVEYAAERFITVVPEIDLPGHTNAALSAYPELNCDGVAPAPYEGVEVGFSSLCADPARAEATDRFLADVLGEVAEMTPGPWIHVGGDEPLATQHDDFLDLVARITAAGAATGKTVIAYHEMGASNELPPGTIGHYWDLTAGHEMPANRRDEPARPYPTSAGEARSFLEQGGKLVLAAADKTYLDMMYPDRPAGPLGTELGTRWAATITLEEAYDWRPEETVDGLSESDILGVAASVWTETLSNPADFEFMVFPRIAAIAEVGWSPADARDEAGFRSRLPVLGAHLDRLGVSYRKVGGVDWTG; this is encoded by the coding sequence ATGCCGCGCGCCACCGTCCGCACCGCCGCCGTCCGAACCGTCGCCGCGGTCGCGACCGCGACCTCGCTCATCGCGCTCGCAGGCTGCTCCCCCACCTCGGCCGACCGGTCCGAGTTCGCCGGCATCGTCCCGGCACCGGCCCGGTTCGAGCTCACCGACCGCGGCGACTTCACGCTCGGTGAGGGCACCCGGTTCGTGGTCTCCGGCGACGACGCGGCCGCCGTGGCGGAGACGTTCGCTGCGCCGCTCCGAGCCGCGACGGGGTACGACCTGCCGGTCGAGGAGGGCGAGCCCGCGGCATCCGACATCTCGCTCGTCATCGACCCCGAGATCGACGGCGCCGAGGCGTACACGCTCGAGAGCGGCGCCGACGGCGTGCGCATCGCCGCCTCCGCGCCGGCCGGGCTCTTCTGGGGCACGCAGTCGCTCCGGCAGATGCTGCCGGGTGAGATCGAGGCCGAGGACGCGGACGAGCCCGCGGGCGGCTGGCGCGTGCCCGCCGCGTCGATCGCCGACGAGCCGCGCTTCGCCTACCGCGCCTCGCTCGTCGACGTCGCGCGCCACTTCTTCCCGGTCGAGTACCTCGAGCAGCACCTCGACCGGATGGCGCTCCTGAAGCTCAACGTGCTGCACCTGCACCTCACCGACGACCAGGGCTGGCGCATCCAGATCGACTCGTGGCCCGAACTCACGGGCATCGGCGCCTCGACCTCGGTCGGCGGCGACGGCGGCGGGTTCTACACGAAGGACGACTACCGGCGCATCGTCGAGTACGCCGCCGAGCGGTTCATCACGGTCGTGCCCGAGATCGACCTGCCGGGGCACACGAACGCGGCGCTCAGCGCCTACCCCGAGCTCAACTGCGACGGCGTCGCGCCGGCGCCCTACGAGGGCGTCGAGGTCGGCTTCTCGTCGCTCTGCGCCGATCCGGCCAGGGCAGAGGCGACCGATCGCTTCCTCGCCGACGTGCTCGGCGAGGTGGCCGAGATGACGCCCGGGCCCTGGATCCACGTGGGCGGCGACGAACCGCTCGCAACCCAGCACGACGACTTCCTCGACCTCGTGGCGCGCATCACCGCCGCTGGGGCGGCGACCGGCAAGACGGTCATCGCGTACCACGAGATGGGTGCGTCGAACGAGCTCCCGCCCGGCACGATCGGCCATTACTGGGACCTCACCGCCGGGCACGAGATGCCCGCGAACCGCCGCGACGAGCCGGCCCGGCCCTATCCGACGTCGGCCGGCGAAGCGCGCTCGTTCCTCGAGCAGGGCGGCAAGCTCGTGCTCGCAGCGGCCGACAAGACCTACCTCGACATGATGTATCCCGACCGTCCGGCGGGCCCGCTCGGCACGGAGCTCGGCACCCGGTGGGCCGCGACGATCACGCTCGAGGAGGCCTACGACTGGCGACCCGAGGAGACGGTCGACGGGCTCAGCGAGTCCGACATCCTCGGCGTCGCGGCCTCGGTCTGGACCGAGACGCTCTCGAACCCCGCCGACTTCGAGTTCATGGTCTTCCCGCGCATCGCGGCGATCGCCGAGGTCGGGTGGTCACCGGCCGACGCGCGCGACGAGGCCGGATTCCGCTCGCGGCTGCCCGTGCTCGGCGCGCACCTCGACAGGCTCGGCGTCTCGTACCGCAAGGTCGGCGGGGTCGACTGGACCGGGTGA